The genomic stretch ACTTCTTACCAGTCGCGCAGTATAATAGAGCAGGCCTCTGCCACGCGGCCGGCCAACTATATCATCAAGCCGGTAGATGAGGCGCAGCTGTTTGCCGGCGTCAAACTGGTGATGGACCGGATGGCCAGTCAGCCGGTTGTGCAGCAGAGGCAGGAGCTGCTGGAAAAGCTGACGCCTGTGGAGCGCCGGATATTGCGGCTGATCAGTCAGCGGAAGACCACCCGCGAGATAGCGGGGCTGCTGCATTTCAGTCATTATACCATCAAGAACCACCGGCATCGGATATGCCGCAAGTTGGAGCTGAAGGATGAGAACTATGCGCTGCTGCGCTGGGTGCTGGAGCAGGGTGAGAAATTGGCGGAAGAGTAATGACTTTGCTGCCTGTAGATGTTTGCCGGTTTTTGGATGATTTGTGTCCCATCTCCCGGAGGTGAAAATCCAAATTGTAAATAACAGTTTTTAGCTAACCTTTCGTTGCATGCTTTTAAGTGAAAACAGCCTGGCCGGTAGTGGCAATTTAGTGTAGTTTGCTGCCTGTAGTGGTTTGTTGGTTTTTGGAAGGTATGTGGCCCATCTCCCGGAGGGAAAAAAAACAAAATTTAAATAAAGGTTTGTTGCAAACCTGGGGATGTATGCTACTTAAGTGAAAACAGCCTGGCTGGTAGTGGCAATTTAGTGTAGTTTGCTGCCTGTAGAGGTTTGTTGGTTTTTGGAAGGTATGTGGCCTATCTCCCGGAGGGGAAAAATTCCTTTAAAAAATAATTGTAGTGTTTTTGGCTGAACGCCGTTACGCCTGTAACGGTTGCAGCAATTGCTCTTCCCTGATCTTCCAGGCGCAGTCAAAATGCCCCAGGGGACAGGCTTTCCGGCCGTGCAGTCCGCAGGGGCGACAGTCCAGCGGCTCCGGGATCTCCACGATATAACTTTTATCAGACAACGGCCCGAACCCGAAAGAAGGAAGGGTGGAACAATAAACCGCTGTGACCGGTGCATTCACGGAAGAGGCAAAATGCATGGGCGCGGAATCATTCACATAATTCATGAACGCCTGCTGCTGGAGGGCGGTGGATTGCAGGAAATTGAGCTGGCCGCAGAGGTTGGTGACATGGGGGTTACCGGTCTGCTGACGGATGGTCTCCGCCAGGGCTTTATCGCCAGGACCGCCCAGCAGGTACACTGTTGTCTCCGGGTCCAGCTGGTCAATGAAGCGGCTCCATTTTTCCGCGGGATACATTTTGGTGAACCAGACCGAAGCCGGCGAGATAGTAATATAATGTGGCCTGACCCATTGCTGCACGGCTGCCTGGTCGGTAGCCGATGGATACAATCTCGGTTTCCAGGGTGTAGGGTCCGTAAAGGATCTGATCAGCTCGTTATTGCGTTCAATTTCGTGGTAAGTGTGCTGGCCATCGCTGATGACATGGGGGATCTTTTTGCTGAAGGCCCAGCTGAGGGGGTTTTTGTTGAACCCGATGGTTTCCCTGGCGCCGGAAAAAGCGGTGAGCAGGCCGGTGGCGGCAAAGCGCTGGATATTGATGACCTTGTCGTAGCGGCGGCGGCGCACCTGCTGCCAGAGGCGGAACAGGTTTTTGAGCTTGCCCTTCTTTTTATCCCAGACCAGCACCTGGCGCAGATAGGGATGGCCGCTGAGCAGGGATTCATTGCCTTTGCGCACCATCATATCCAGCTCGGCTTCGGGGAAAAAGGCATGCAGTTTTTCCAGCAGCCCTGTTGCCAGGACCACGTCGCCGATGAATGCTGTCTGAATAACGAGGATCTTTTGTGCCAAGGAAAAAAAGTTTTAGAAAGCTCAGGGACGCAGGACCTCTACCTGGCCCTGTTTCCATCTGACTACGCTGGAGGGCGCTGCGATGCTGGTTTCCTCCTGCCTGTACTGAACAATATAATCAACCTGTGTTTTTACTGCTTCGGGGATCTCTGCAAAGATCCGGGGTGTTGGGGCTCCGCTGATATTGGCGGAGGTGGACACGATAGGTTTGCGGAACCGCTTGATGAGGTGCCGGCAGAAATCCTCCCGGATGAGCCGGATGGCAATGGATCCGTCGGCCGCTACCAGGTTGGGAGCGAGGCCGATAGCACCCTCATAGATCACGGTGGTGGGCTTGCTGACCGTTTGGAGATAGTTGAACACCGCCAGGTCTGTATTGGCCACATAGTGGATCAGGTCGCGCTGATCCGCCAGCAGGACGATCATGCTTTTGGTCTCGGGCCTTTGCTTGAGGGCATAGATCTTTTGCACCGCCTCCGGGTTGGTAGCGTCACAGCCGATGCCCCAGACCGTATCAG from Candidatus Pseudobacter hemicellulosilyticus encodes the following:
- a CDS encoding L-threonylcarbamoyladenylate synthase; the encoded protein is MDFTQDLEQCLAVLQAGGLILYPTDTVWGIGCDATNPEAVQKIYALKQRPETKSMIVLLADQRDLIHYVANTDLAVFNYLQTVSKPTTVIYEGAIGLAPNLVAADGSIAIRLIREDFCRHLIKRFRKPIVSTSANISGAPTPRIFAEIPEAVKTQVDYIVQYRQEETSIAAPSSVVRWKQGQVEVLRP
- a CDS encoding glycosyltransferase family 9 protein: MAQKILVIQTAFIGDVVLATGLLEKLHAFFPEAELDMMVRKGNESLLSGHPYLRQVLVWDKKKGKLKNLFRLWQQVRRRRYDKVINIQRFAATGLLTAFSGARETIGFNKNPLSWAFSKKIPHVISDGQHTYHEIERNNELIRSFTDPTPWKPRLYPSATDQAAVQQWVRPHYITISPASVWFTKMYPAEKWSRFIDQLDPETTVYLLGGPGDKALAETIRQQTGNPHVTNLCGQLNFLQSTALQQQAFMNYVNDSAPMHFASSVNAPVTAVYCSTLPSFGFGPLSDKSYIVEIPEPLDCRPCGLHGRKACPLGHFDCAWKIREEQLLQPLQA
- a CDS encoding DNA-binding response regulator, which encodes MIRVLIVEDEIIIARFIEQQLQASFRCSTRIAVSAAEVAMAMPEMLPQLVLCDINLEEKRTGIELVAELQQSYVFEVIYITSYQSRSIIEQASATRPANYIIKPVDEAQLFAGVKLVMDRMASQPVVQQRQELLEKLTPVERRILRLISQRKTTREIAGLLHFSHYTIKNHRHRICRKLELKDENYALLRWVLEQGEKLAEE